From a region of the Alosa sapidissima isolate fAloSap1 chromosome 9, fAloSap1.pri, whole genome shotgun sequence genome:
- the LOC121719582 gene encoding uncharacterized protein LOC121719582, giving the protein MVNMVVANMTEIHGTSPSRTVKELYAKGIVSVFPQLKDPFSEKGYEHFYDCDSGTGYLAWRIKTIQKRASEDQPTPAQHKRCKGGPASERDVTEPELTDEQLKEAISLMKHATDEEVVRLKMKQTFVHRQRMVHDSHQSPDVLSTFTRFADVKGLIEQDFTLLFGEETSAKLLERWPTMFKEKTIEQSKGLSHISIELKKLIAESPQSENGDVEDWDSDLSSLLVYLLPPTSQGRRKPGRLSATHAIEHLVVFLKTGNSVQGHLQ; this is encoded by the exons ATGGTCAACATGGTTGTTGCCAACATGACTGAAATTCATGG CACATCACCATCCAGAACTGTGAAGGAGCTGTATGCTAAGGGCATAGTATCGGTCTTCCCACAGTTGAAGGATCCCTTTTCTGAAAAGGGTTAT GAACATTTCTATGACTGTGATAGTGGCACAGGATATCTCGCCTGGCGCATCAAAACGATTCAAAAGAGGGCCTCGGAGGACCAACCAACTCCGGCACAACACAAAAGATGCAAGGGAGGACCAGCCTCTGAACGAGATGTGACTGAGCCAGAGCTTACTGATGAACAGCTAAAAGAAGCAATATCTCTCATGAAGCATGCAACTGATGAAGAGGTGGTGCGACTGAAAATGAAGCAAACATTTGTTCATCGCCAGAGAATGGTCCATGACTCTCACCAGTCACCTGATGTGCTATCAACATTTACTCGTTTTGCTGATGTTAAGGGTCTG ATTGAACAAGACTTCACTCTGCTGTTTGGAGAGGAGACTTCGGCAAAACTTCTAGAGAGATGGCCAACGATGTTCAAGGAAAAGACCATTGAGCAGagtaaaggcctgtctcatatcAGCATTGAACTCAAAAAACTCATAGCAGAGTCACCTCAGTCAGAAAATGGTGATGTAGAGG ATTGGGACAGTGACCTGTCTTCGCTGTTGGTCTATTTGCTCCCTCCTACTTCCCAGGGCCGGAGAAAGCCAGGGAGATTGTCAGCTACACATGCCATAGAACACCTTGTGGTGTTTCTAAAG ACTGGGAACAGTGTCCAGGGACATTTACAGTAG
- the LOC121719470 gene encoding nuclear factor 7, brain-like isoform X3, whose amino-acid sequence MASLEDELSCPVCRELFSDPLLLCCGHSFCRSCLEESWRERGREKRRCPLCRHQNQNSRDFVAPNLALKNLCEAFSKDREPTDDLNNLTDVLQVNREHQLLGPRSRSQGVCPEHSQRLQLYCQDDEQLVCVECVSQLHHSHTFSSVSKAADQRRDTIRSIMWTLADQLDIDKILCGETLGHVKAQAAETETQIKEEFEKLHQFLRREEEMRIAALREEEERKRWRLMEKIGEMDEAAATLERRAELVELEMGADDVTFLQTYKDMEQRVRASVLDHTLDAGALIDVSKHMGNVRFRVWERMRRIAPYYPVVLDPNTAHRFLHLSEDLSRVRDSGTRADVPENPERFYEYEEVLGSEGFCSGRRGWEVEVGGAEIWIVGVAEESCERKGKCKTVPDEGFWVIHHRDGTAPWCPRT is encoded by the exons ATGGCATCGCTGGAGGATGAGCTGTCGTGCCCCGTGTGTCGTGAGCTCTTCAGCGACCCGCTGCTCCTCTGCTGCGGCCACAGCTTCTGCCGCTCCTGCCTGGAGGAGAGCTGGAGGGAGCGGGGGAGAGAGAAGCGGCGCTGCCCCCTCTGCAGACACCAGAACCAGAACTCCAGGGACTTCGTAGCCCCTAACCTGGCCCTCAAGAACCTCTGTGAGGCCTTCAGTAAGGACAGAGAGCCCACAGATGACTTAAACAACCTCACAGATG TGCTGCAGGTGAATAGAGAGCACCAGCTCCTGGGTCCACGCAGCAGGTCTCAGGGTGTTTGCCCTGAACACTCGCAGAGGCTGCAGCTCTACTGTCAGGACGACGagcagctggtgtgtgtggagtgtgtgtctcAGCTGCACCACTCACACACCTTCAGCTCCGTCAGCAAGGCCGCGGACCAGCGCAGG GACACCATCAGATCCATAATGTGGACTCTGGCAGATCAGCTGGACATTGATAAGATCCTCTGTGGTGAAACTCTTGGCCATGTTAAG GCCCAGGCAGCAGAGACGGAGACTCAGATAAAGGAGGAGTTTGAGAAGCTCCACCAGTtcctgaggagagaggaggagatgcgGATAGCAGCcctgagggaggaggaggagcggaaGAGATGGAGGCTGATGGAGAAGATCGGAGAGATGGATGAAGCCGCGGCGACCCTGGAGAGGAGAGCCGAACTCGTCGAGCTGGAGATGGGCGCTGATGATGTCACCTTCCTACAG ACTTACAAGGACATGGAGCAAAG AGTCAGGGCCAGTGTTTTAGATCACACGCTGGATGCAGGAGCCCTGATTGACGTGTCCAAACACATGGGGAATGTCCGATTCAGGGTCtgggagaggatgaggaggatcgCTCCATACT ATCCCGTGGTTCTGGACCCGAACACGGCTCACCGGTTCCTCCACCTGTCGGAGGACCTGAGCCGCGTCCGGGACAGCGGAACCCGCGCCGACGTGCCTGAGAACCCCGAGCGGTTCTACGAGTACGAGGAGGTGCTGGGCTCCGAGGGGTTCTGCTCAGGCCGGCGAGgctgggaggtggaggtgggcgGGGCCGAGATCTGGATTGTGGGCGTGGCCGAGGAGTCTTGTGAGAGGAAGGGGAAGTGTAAGACGGTGCCGGATGAAGGGTTCTGGGTGATCCACCACAGAGACG GTACAGCGCCCTGGTGTCCACGGACGTGA
- the LOC121719470 gene encoding nuclear factor 7, brain-like isoform X4, whose product MASLEDELSCPVCRELFSDPLLLCCGHSFCRSCLEESWRERGREKRRCPLCRHQNQNSRDFVAPNLALKNLCEAFSKDREPTDDLNNLTDVLQVNREHQLLGPRSRSQGVCPEHSQRLQLYCQDDEQLVCVECVSQLHHSHTFSSVSKAADQRRDTIRSIMWTLADQLDIDKILCGETLGHVKAQAAETETQIKEEFEKLHQFLRREEEMRIAALREEEERKRWRLMEKIGEMDEAAATLERRAELVELEMGADDVTFLQTYKDMEQRVRASVLDHTLDAGALIDVSKHMGNVRFRVWERMRRIAPYYPVVLDPNTAHRFLHLSEDLSRVRDSGTRADVPENPERFYEYEEVLGSEGFCSGRRGWEVEVGGAEIWIVGVAEESCERKGKCKTVPDEGFWVIHHRDGR is encoded by the exons ATGGCATCGCTGGAGGATGAGCTGTCGTGCCCCGTGTGTCGTGAGCTCTTCAGCGACCCGCTGCTCCTCTGCTGCGGCCACAGCTTCTGCCGCTCCTGCCTGGAGGAGAGCTGGAGGGAGCGGGGGAGAGAGAAGCGGCGCTGCCCCCTCTGCAGACACCAGAACCAGAACTCCAGGGACTTCGTAGCCCCTAACCTGGCCCTCAAGAACCTCTGTGAGGCCTTCAGTAAGGACAGAGAGCCCACAGATGACTTAAACAACCTCACAGATG TGCTGCAGGTGAATAGAGAGCACCAGCTCCTGGGTCCACGCAGCAGGTCTCAGGGTGTTTGCCCTGAACACTCGCAGAGGCTGCAGCTCTACTGTCAGGACGACGagcagctggtgtgtgtggagtgtgtgtctcAGCTGCACCACTCACACACCTTCAGCTCCGTCAGCAAGGCCGCGGACCAGCGCAGG GACACCATCAGATCCATAATGTGGACTCTGGCAGATCAGCTGGACATTGATAAGATCCTCTGTGGTGAAACTCTTGGCCATGTTAAG GCCCAGGCAGCAGAGACGGAGACTCAGATAAAGGAGGAGTTTGAGAAGCTCCACCAGTtcctgaggagagaggaggagatgcgGATAGCAGCcctgagggaggaggaggagcggaaGAGATGGAGGCTGATGGAGAAGATCGGAGAGATGGATGAAGCCGCGGCGACCCTGGAGAGGAGAGCCGAACTCGTCGAGCTGGAGATGGGCGCTGATGATGTCACCTTCCTACAG ACTTACAAGGACATGGAGCAAAG AGTCAGGGCCAGTGTTTTAGATCACACGCTGGATGCAGGAGCCCTGATTGACGTGTCCAAACACATGGGGAATGTCCGATTCAGGGTCtgggagaggatgaggaggatcgCTCCATACT ATCCCGTGGTTCTGGACCCGAACACGGCTCACCGGTTCCTCCACCTGTCGGAGGACCTGAGCCGCGTCCGGGACAGCGGAACCCGCGCCGACGTGCCTGAGAACCCCGAGCGGTTCTACGAGTACGAGGAGGTGCTGGGCTCCGAGGGGTTCTGCTCAGGCCGGCGAGgctgggaggtggaggtgggcgGGGCCGAGATCTGGATTGTGGGCGTGGCCGAGGAGTCTTGTGAGAGGAAGGGGAAGTGTAAGACGGTGCCGGATGAAGGGTTCTGGGTGATCCACCACAGAGACGGCAGgtag
- the LOC121719470 gene encoding nuclear factor 7, ovary-like isoform X2, with protein MASLEDELSCPVCRELFSDPLLLCCGHSFCRSCLEESWRERGREKRRCPLCRHQNQNSRDFVAPNLALKNLCEAFMLQVNREHQLLGPRSRSQGVCPEHSQRLQLYCQDDEQLVCVECVSQLHHSHTFSSVSKAADQRRDTIRSIMWTLADQLDIDKILCGETLGHVKAQAAETETQIKEEFEKLHQFLRREEEMRIAALREEEERKRWRLMEKIGEMDEAAATLERRAELVELEMGADDVTFLQTYKDMEQRVRASVLDHTLDAGALIDVSKHMGNVRFRVWERMRRIAPYYPVVLDPNTAHRFLHLSEDLSRVRDSGTRADVPENPERFYEYEEVLGSEGFCSGRRGWEVEVGGAEIWIVGVAEESCERKGKCKTVPDEGFWVIHHRDGRYSALVSTDVSIPLHTDHKLQRIRVELDWPGGQVTFTNADGNTHLHTYTHTFTERVYPYFYTQCKQPLKILPASVSVCVIEATSAVA; from the exons ATGGCATCGCTGGAGGATGAGCTGTCGTGCCCCGTGTGTCGTGAGCTCTTCAGCGACCCGCTGCTCCTCTGCTGCGGCCACAGCTTCTGCCGCTCCTGCCTGGAGGAGAGCTGGAGGGAGCGGGGGAGAGAGAAGCGGCGCTGCCCCCTCTGCAGACACCAGAACCAGAACTCCAGGGACTTCGTAGCCCCTAACCTGGCCCTCAAGAACCTCTGTGAGGCCTTCA TGCTGCAGGTGAATAGAGAGCACCAGCTCCTGGGTCCACGCAGCAGGTCTCAGGGTGTTTGCCCTGAACACTCGCAGAGGCTGCAGCTCTACTGTCAGGACGACGagcagctggtgtgtgtggagtgtgtgtctcAGCTGCACCACTCACACACCTTCAGCTCCGTCAGCAAGGCCGCGGACCAGCGCAGG GACACCATCAGATCCATAATGTGGACTCTGGCAGATCAGCTGGACATTGATAAGATCCTCTGTGGTGAAACTCTTGGCCATGTTAAG GCCCAGGCAGCAGAGACGGAGACTCAGATAAAGGAGGAGTTTGAGAAGCTCCACCAGTtcctgaggagagaggaggagatgcgGATAGCAGCcctgagggaggaggaggagcggaaGAGATGGAGGCTGATGGAGAAGATCGGAGAGATGGATGAAGCCGCGGCGACCCTGGAGAGGAGAGCCGAACTCGTCGAGCTGGAGATGGGCGCTGATGATGTCACCTTCCTACAG ACTTACAAGGACATGGAGCAAAG AGTCAGGGCCAGTGTTTTAGATCACACGCTGGATGCAGGAGCCCTGATTGACGTGTCCAAACACATGGGGAATGTCCGATTCAGGGTCtgggagaggatgaggaggatcgCTCCATACT ATCCCGTGGTTCTGGACCCGAACACGGCTCACCGGTTCCTCCACCTGTCGGAGGACCTGAGCCGCGTCCGGGACAGCGGAACCCGCGCCGACGTGCCTGAGAACCCCGAGCGGTTCTACGAGTACGAGGAGGTGCTGGGCTCCGAGGGGTTCTGCTCAGGCCGGCGAGgctgggaggtggaggtgggcgGGGCCGAGATCTGGATTGTGGGCGTGGCCGAGGAGTCTTGTGAGAGGAAGGGGAAGTGTAAGACGGTGCCGGATGAAGGGTTCTGGGTGATCCACCACAGAGACGGCAG GTACAGCGCCCTGGTGTCCACGGACGTGAGCATCCCGCTGCACACTGACCACAAGCTGCAGAGGATCAGGGTGGAGCTGGACTGGCCCGGGGGTCAGGTGACCTTCACCAACGCCGACGGCAACACGCacttacacacctacacacacaccttcaccgaGAGGGTGTACCCATACTTCTACACGCAGTGTAAACAGCCGCTGAAGATCCTGCCCGCcagcgtatctgtgtgtgtgatcgagGCGACGAGTGCTGTAGCCTAG
- the LOC121719470 gene encoding nuclear factor 7, ovary-like isoform X1: MASLEDELSCPVCRELFSDPLLLCCGHSFCRSCLEESWRERGREKRRCPLCRHQNQNSRDFVAPNLALKNLCEAFSKDREPTDDLNNLTDVLQVNREHQLLGPRSRSQGVCPEHSQRLQLYCQDDEQLVCVECVSQLHHSHTFSSVSKAADQRRDTIRSIMWTLADQLDIDKILCGETLGHVKAQAAETETQIKEEFEKLHQFLRREEEMRIAALREEEERKRWRLMEKIGEMDEAAATLERRAELVELEMGADDVTFLQTYKDMEQRVRASVLDHTLDAGALIDVSKHMGNVRFRVWERMRRIAPYYPVVLDPNTAHRFLHLSEDLSRVRDSGTRADVPENPERFYEYEEVLGSEGFCSGRRGWEVEVGGAEIWIVGVAEESCERKGKCKTVPDEGFWVIHHRDGRYSALVSTDVSIPLHTDHKLQRIRVELDWPGGQVTFTNADGNTHLHTYTHTFTERVYPYFYTQCKQPLKILPASVSVCVIEATSAVA; this comes from the exons ATGGCATCGCTGGAGGATGAGCTGTCGTGCCCCGTGTGTCGTGAGCTCTTCAGCGACCCGCTGCTCCTCTGCTGCGGCCACAGCTTCTGCCGCTCCTGCCTGGAGGAGAGCTGGAGGGAGCGGGGGAGAGAGAAGCGGCGCTGCCCCCTCTGCAGACACCAGAACCAGAACTCCAGGGACTTCGTAGCCCCTAACCTGGCCCTCAAGAACCTCTGTGAGGCCTTCAGTAAGGACAGAGAGCCCACAGATGACTTAAACAACCTCACAGATG TGCTGCAGGTGAATAGAGAGCACCAGCTCCTGGGTCCACGCAGCAGGTCTCAGGGTGTTTGCCCTGAACACTCGCAGAGGCTGCAGCTCTACTGTCAGGACGACGagcagctggtgtgtgtggagtgtgtgtctcAGCTGCACCACTCACACACCTTCAGCTCCGTCAGCAAGGCCGCGGACCAGCGCAGG GACACCATCAGATCCATAATGTGGACTCTGGCAGATCAGCTGGACATTGATAAGATCCTCTGTGGTGAAACTCTTGGCCATGTTAAG GCCCAGGCAGCAGAGACGGAGACTCAGATAAAGGAGGAGTTTGAGAAGCTCCACCAGTtcctgaggagagaggaggagatgcgGATAGCAGCcctgagggaggaggaggagcggaaGAGATGGAGGCTGATGGAGAAGATCGGAGAGATGGATGAAGCCGCGGCGACCCTGGAGAGGAGAGCCGAACTCGTCGAGCTGGAGATGGGCGCTGATGATGTCACCTTCCTACAG ACTTACAAGGACATGGAGCAAAG AGTCAGGGCCAGTGTTTTAGATCACACGCTGGATGCAGGAGCCCTGATTGACGTGTCCAAACACATGGGGAATGTCCGATTCAGGGTCtgggagaggatgaggaggatcgCTCCATACT ATCCCGTGGTTCTGGACCCGAACACGGCTCACCGGTTCCTCCACCTGTCGGAGGACCTGAGCCGCGTCCGGGACAGCGGAACCCGCGCCGACGTGCCTGAGAACCCCGAGCGGTTCTACGAGTACGAGGAGGTGCTGGGCTCCGAGGGGTTCTGCTCAGGCCGGCGAGgctgggaggtggaggtgggcgGGGCCGAGATCTGGATTGTGGGCGTGGCCGAGGAGTCTTGTGAGAGGAAGGGGAAGTGTAAGACGGTGCCGGATGAAGGGTTCTGGGTGATCCACCACAGAGACGGCAG GTACAGCGCCCTGGTGTCCACGGACGTGAGCATCCCGCTGCACACTGACCACAAGCTGCAGAGGATCAGGGTGGAGCTGGACTGGCCCGGGGGTCAGGTGACCTTCACCAACGCCGACGGCAACACGCacttacacacctacacacacaccttcaccgaGAGGGTGTACCCATACTTCTACACGCAGTGTAAACAGCCGCTGAAGATCCTGCCCGCcagcgtatctgtgtgtgtgatcgagGCGACGAGTGCTGTAGCCTAG